In the Gymnogyps californianus isolate 813 chromosome 3, ASM1813914v2, whole genome shotgun sequence genome, one interval contains:
- the BEND3 gene encoding BEN domain-containing protein 3: MNSAEITDDDEVKLPKKNVVKVETENEDEALDCSVTSRSAEKHSLDGAVTCLQDSNKRKQTSLGCDGSGSQQDVLPSVKKRRFTQEGPLSNMKNRDTGSPTQVNAEQPNKNKNPNVTWLCEEESFSDITTPSYKKPLYGISHKITEKKNPPGAEQFASYELFEKINPSSPSHLRTLNDQRKRDSAAAIAVTAATADSDPNIYSLIQKMFYTLNTLNTNMTQLHSKVDLLSLEVSRIKKQVSPAESVADFKPPPEYQLTSAELKQIMDQSTSGGDLACRLLVQLFPELFSDDEFSRSCSACGFLNKRKLESLHLQLIRNYVEVCYPSVKNTAVWQVECLPQVNDFFNRFWAQREMENSQQSVQSSSFYETEQVESSHFMEDKEQDEALSLDRSNAIASDYMLDAQDLNEFLDEASSPGEFSVFLLHRLFPELFDHRKLAERYSCFGDSGKQLLDPHRLQIIRRYTEIYFPDVQEEEAWLQQCVQRINDELENTYMDGSECDQMRDDCYDSSSLPDDVSIIKVEDSFEYEKPGRRSKKIWLVPIDFDKLDFPPPDFDVPVPDYLLNKEQIKSIYESSLSIGNFASRLLVLLFPELFTHENLRKQYNCSGSLGKKQLDPTRIKLIRHYVQILYPRAKNDRVWTLEFVGKLDERCRRRDTEQRRTYQQQRKIHVPGPDRREFLSYAINPERFREEFEGPPLPPERSSKDFCKIPLDELVVPNPDFPVPSLYLLSDKEVREIVQQSLSVGNFAARLLVRLFPELFTPENLRLQYNHSGACNKKQLDPIRLRLIRHYVEAVYPVEKMEEVWHYECIPSIDERCRRPNRKKCDILKKAKKAKK; the protein is encoded by the exons AtgaattcagctgaaatcactGATGATGATGAAG taaaacttcctaaaaaaaatgttgtgaaagTAGAAACAGAAAACGAAGATGAAGCTCTAGACTGCTCGGTGACGTCCAGATCTGCTGAGAAACACTCACTGGATGGTGCAGTTACCTGCCTACAGGATTCCAACAAACGGAAACAGACCTCACTTGGTTGTGATGGTTCAGGGAGCCAGCAAGATGTCTTACCCAGTGTGAAGAAAAGACGCTTTACACAAGAG GGCCCTCTTTCAAACATGAAGAACAGAGATACTGGCTCACCCACTCAGGTAAATGCAGAGCAGCCAAACAAGAACAAGAATCCTAACGTAACATGGCTCTGTGAAGAAGAATCTTTCAGTGACATAACCACTCCATCTTATAAAAAACCTCTCTATGGCATCTCACACAAAATCACGGAGAAGAAGAACCCACCAGGAGCAGAGCAGTTTGCTTCTTATGAGTTGTTTGAAAAAATCAACCCCAGCAGTCCCTCGCATCTTCGGACTTTGAACGACCAACGCAAAAGGGACTCGGCTGCAGCCATTGCCGTAACAGCGGCCACCGCAGATTCTGACCCAAATATATATTCTTtgatacagaaaatgttttacacGCTTAACACCCTCAATACCAATATGACTCAGCTTCACAGTAAAGTTGACCTGTTGTCTCTGGAGGTTagcagaattaaaaagcaagtcAGTCCAGCAGAGTCCGTTGCAGACTTCAAGCCTCCCCCAGAGTACCAGCTGACTTCTGCAGAGCTCAAACAAATCATGGATCAAAGCACGTCAGGCGGAGACCTAGCTTGCCGGTTGCTAGTGCAGCTCTTCCCAGAGCTCTTCAGCGACGATGAgttcagcagaagctgcagtgCATGTGGCTTTCTCAACAAAAGGAAACTTGAATCTCTTCATCTGCAGCTTATCCGTAACTATGTGGAAGTTTGTTATCCTTCTGTGAAGAATACAGCTGTGTGGCAGGTGGAGTGTTTGCCTCAAGTCAATGATTTTTTCAATAGATTTTGGGCtcaaagggaaatggaaaacagtcaGCAGAGTGTGCAGTCATCCAGTTTTTATGAGACTGAACAGGTTGAATCCTCTCATTTTATGGAGGATAAAGAGCAGGATGAAGCTTTGTCCTTGGACAGGAGTAATGCCATTGCCTCAGATTACATGCTGGATGCTCAGGATCTCAATGAATTTTTAGATGAAGCTTCTTCTCCAGgggaattttctgtttttttgttacaCAGATTGTTTCCGGAACTCTTTGACCACAGAAAATTAGCTGAAAGGTACAGCTGCTTTGGAGACTCTGGAAAACAACTGCTGGATCCTCATCGGCTTCAAATAATCCGTAGGTACACTGAAATTTACTTTCCAGATGTGCAAGAAGAAGAAGCCTGGTTGCAGCAATGTGTTCAACGAATAAACGATGAGCTTGAAAATACGTATATGGATGGAAGTGAATGTGATCAAATGAGAGATGACTGTTACGATTCTTCTAGTTTACCAGATGATGTATCAATCATAAAAGTGGAAGACAGTTTTGAATATGAAAAACCTGGCAGACGCTCAAAAAAAATTTGGCTTGTACCCATAGACTTTGACAAACTTGACTTTCCCCCTCCCGATTTTGATGTCCCTGTCCCAGATTACCTGTTGAACAAAGAACAGATTAAAAGCATATATGAAAGCAGTCTTTCCATAGGCAACTTTGCCTCTCGATTGCTTGTTCTCTTATTCCCTGAACTGTTTACTCATGAAAACTTACGGAAGCAATACAACTGTAGTGGATCTTTAGGCAAGAAACAGCTCGACCCCActagaattaaattaattcgACATTACGTGCAGATACTGTACCCCAGAGCAAAGAATGACAGAGTGTGGACATTGGAGTTTGTTGGGAAGCTTGACGAGCGGTGTCGACGAAGAGACACAGAGCAAAGGCGCACGTACCAACAACAACGGAAAATCCACGTGCCGGGGCCCGACAGGAGGGAATTTCTCAGCTATGCAATAAACCCCGAGAGGTTTCGAGAAGAATTCGAAGGGCCACCGCTGCCACcggaaagaagcagcaaggatTTTTGCAAGATACCACTCGATGAACTCGTCGTTCCTAATCCAGACTTCCCTGTGCCTTCTCTGTATTTGCTGTCTGATAAGGAGGTAAGAGAGATAGTGCAGCAGAGCCTGTCGGTTGGCAACTTTGCTGCCAGGCTTCTTGTAAGGCTCTTTCCCGAACTCTTTACTCCGGAGAATCTCAGACTGCAATACAACCATTCAGGTGCTTGTAACAAAAAACAGCTCGATCCTATCAGGCTGAGACTGATCCGTCATTACGTGGAGGCAGTTTACCCTGtggagaaaatggaagaagtATGGCATTATGAATGTATACCGAGCATTGATGAAAGATGCCGGCGTCCTAACAGAAAAAAGTGTGATAtactgaaaaaagcaaagaaagcaaaaaagtga
- the MTRES1 gene encoding mitochondrial transcription rescue factor 1 isoform X2 encodes MTGFRLPITTFRKLNVWFGLWEKFPSNKLYPSWRRSVFCSCQARTGNYRRCFSFSPVKLCALRLSPEYISVFSLRNKSNKSSKRSKRTVQEEEEEEDEDEEESDLEDEFEDDPNVVKDYKDLEKVVQSLRYDVIMKAGLDIARNKVEDAFYNNELRLNGEKLWKKSRTVKVGDTLDLIVGEDKETGTAVVMRVVLKKVSNKTESEKYKVILRRWKNLKVPKQDVLK; translated from the exons ATGACTGGCTTCAGACTCCCCATCACTACTTTTAGAAAACTGAATGTCTGGTTTGGACTGTGGGAGAAATTCCCCTCTAATAAACTGTATCCTTCTTGGAGGAGAAGCGTATTCTGTAGCTGTCAAGCAAGGACAGGAAACTACAGAAGATGTTTCAGCTTTTCCCCAGTAAAACTCTGTGCACTAAGACTTTCTCCAGAGTATATCTCGGTATTTTCTCTGCGGAACAAAAGTAACAAAAGCTCTAAAAGGAGCAAACGAACCGTacaagaagaagaggaagaagaggatgaagatgaagagGAAAGCGATTTGGAAGATGAATTTGAAGATGACCCCAATGTAGTAAAAGATTACAAGGATCTTGAAAAAGTAGTGCAGTCTCTTCGATATGATGTGATCATGAAAGCTGGTCTAGACATTGCAAGAAA TAAAGTAGAAGATGCATTCTACAATAATGAACTCAGGCTGAATGGAGAAAAACTATGGAAGAAAAGTAGAACT gTGAAAGTTGGTGACACGCTGGATCTCATAGTAGGTGAAGATAAAGAAACAGGAACTGCTGTAGTTATGCGGGTAGTCTTAAAAAAAGTATCtaacaaaactgaaagtgaaaaatacaaagtaattttGAGGCGTTGGAAAAACTTAAAAGTGCCCAAACAGGATGTACTTAAGTAA
- the MTRES1 gene encoding mitochondrial transcription rescue factor 1 isoform X1: MNVCFILGYAMTGFRLPITTFRKLNVWFGLWEKFPSNKLYPSWRRSVFCSCQARTGNYRRCFSFSPVKLCALRLSPEYISVFSLRNKSNKSSKRSKRTVQEEEEEEDEDEEESDLEDEFEDDPNVVKDYKDLEKVVQSLRYDVIMKAGLDIARNKVEDAFYNNELRLNGEKLWKKSRTVKVGDTLDLIVGEDKETGTAVVMRVVLKKVSNKTESEKYKVILRRWKNLKVPKQDVLK; this comes from the exons atgaatgtttgttttattttagggTATGCTATGACTGGCTTCAGACTCCCCATCACTACTTTTAGAAAACTGAATGTCTGGTTTGGACTGTGGGAGAAATTCCCCTCTAATAAACTGTATCCTTCTTGGAGGAGAAGCGTATTCTGTAGCTGTCAAGCAAGGACAGGAAACTACAGAAGATGTTTCAGCTTTTCCCCAGTAAAACTCTGTGCACTAAGACTTTCTCCAGAGTATATCTCGGTATTTTCTCTGCGGAACAAAAGTAACAAAAGCTCTAAAAGGAGCAAACGAACCGTacaagaagaagaggaagaagaggatgaagatgaagagGAAAGCGATTTGGAAGATGAATTTGAAGATGACCCCAATGTAGTAAAAGATTACAAGGATCTTGAAAAAGTAGTGCAGTCTCTTCGATATGATGTGATCATGAAAGCTGGTCTAGACATTGCAAGAAA TAAAGTAGAAGATGCATTCTACAATAATGAACTCAGGCTGAATGGAGAAAAACTATGGAAGAAAAGTAGAACT gTGAAAGTTGGTGACACGCTGGATCTCATAGTAGGTGAAGATAAAGAAACAGGAACTGCTGTAGTTATGCGGGTAGTCTTAAAAAAAGTATCtaacaaaactgaaagtgaaaaatacaaagtaattttGAGGCGTTGGAAAAACTTAAAAGTGCCCAAACAGGATGTACTTAAGTAA